Below is a window of Halarcobacter anaerophilus DNA.
GTTGAAGGTATGCAATTTGACAGAGGATATTTATCTCCGTACTTTGTAACAAATTCTGAAAAAATGATTGCAGAATTAGAAAATCCATATATTTTATTATGTGAGAAAAAAATCTCTAACTTAAAAGAGATGTTACCGATTTTAGAAGCAGTTAACCAAAGCGGAAGACCTCTATTAATCGTTGCAGAAGATGTTGACGGTGAAGCTTTGGCAACATTAGTTGTAAATAGATTAAGAGGATCTTTAAATATAGCAGCGGTAAAAGCTCCTGGATTTGGTGATAGAAGAAAAGCAATGCTTCAAGATATTGCAGTTCTTACAAGCGGTACAGTAGTATCTGAAGAGATGGGAATGAAACTTGATTCTTGCGGAATTGAAGTTCTTGGAACAGCAGCTAAAGTTGTAATTGACAAAGATAATACAACAATAGTTGACGGAAGCGGAAGTTCAGAAGAGGTGAACGGAAGAGTAAATCAAATCAAATCTGAAATTGCTAATACAACAAGTGACTATGATAGAGAAAAACTACAAGAAAGACTTGCAAAATTAAGCGGTGGTGTAGCAGTTATTAAAGTAGGTGCTGCAACTGAAACTGAAATGAAAGAGAAAAAAGATAGAGTTGATGATGCTTTAAGTGCAACAAGAGCTGCCGTTGAAGAAGGTATCGTAATAGGTGGTGGAGCTGCTTTAATCAGAGCTGCTGCAAAAGTAAATTTAGATGATTTAGAAGGTGATGAAGCAATAGGTGCACATATCGTATTAAGAGCTATTAAAGCACCTATGAAACAAATTGCAACTAACTCTGGATTTGATGCAGGTGTAGTTGTAAATGAAGTAGAAAAATCAGATAATGAAAATTTTGGATTTAATGCTGCAACCGGAGAATATGTAGATATGTTCAAAGCAGGAATCGTAGATCCTGCAAAAGTTGAAAGAGTTGCAATGCAAAATGCAGTATCTGTAGCATCTTTACTTTTAACAACTGAAGCAACAGTTACAGATGTAAAAGAGGATAAACCTTCTGCTCCTGCAATGCCAGATATGGGCGGAATGGGTGGAATGCCTGGAATGATGTAAGAATAAGTAAAAGAGGACAATTAATTGTCCTCTTTTATGATTGAAAGTCGCAAAGCCTGTTATTATTCAGGCATTAAAAAAGGGAAGAAACTTTAAGTTCTCTTCCCTTTTTATTATTATTTTGTAAATAAAACGTATATTTACAAATTTACTTGATAGCAAATTTATTAAATATGTTTAAAATTTAACAATACCAAAAAGTGAATTTTTCTCATTAACACCTCCATATTGTTTAGATTAGAAGTATTATAACATGAATTAAACATAAAAAACAATTAAACCTGTATATTAATTGTTCCAAATCAAAATTTTGATAAAATTTTCAAAAAATTAACGGATTAAAAATGAAAGATAAATTAATAGAAATAATAAAAGAAGCCGGTGAACTTTTAAAAGAGGGATACTTCTCAAACAAAGAGGTCAACTTTAAGGCAAAAAAAGACTTAGTTACCAAATATGACGTAGCAGTTGAAAACTTTTTAAAAAATAGATTTTCAAAAGAGTTCCCCTCTTTTACTCTTATAGCAGAAGAATCAGACAATACTGATATTAAATTCGGCGATTCAATAATAATTGATCCTATTGACGGTACAACGAATTTTGTAAATCAAGTTCCTCATACTGCTATTTCTGTAGGTGTATATAAAAATAAAGAACCGTACATAGGTGTAGTTTATAACCCGATTTTAAATGAGTTATATGAAGCAAAAACAGGTTGTGGATCTTTTTTAAACGGCAAAAAAATTGAAGTTTCAAAAGAGAATGATTTCCAAAAATCTTTAATATCAACAGGTTTCCCTTATACTAGCGGTAGCAATCAAAATGATCTAAATGATGTAATCAAAAAAATTGAGATAATTTTGCCAAAATGTCAAGATATAAGAAGATTAGGTTCTGCTGCACTTGATTTATGTTATGTAGCAAGAGGGACATATGAAGGGTATTATGAAATGAATTTAAAAGCATGGGATGTTAGTGCGGGTATTTTAATCTTGTCAGAAGCAGGCGGAAAAATTTCAAATATAAACGGTGAAGAATATAAACTTTTTGATGATAAATATATCGTAGCTACGAACGGATATATTCATAAGGAATTAATACTAAATTTAAATGCGAAGTAATTTTTTAGTAACTTTTAGATAATATAACAAATTTTAAAAGAATTGCGAAGGCTTAAATAGTGTGTGGCATAGTAGGATATATAGGTAAAAAAGATACAACGAAATTTATACTTGAGGGTTTACGAGAGTTAGAATACAGAGGTTATGATTCTGCTGGGATGGCTCTTTTAAATGATGAAAAAATTGATGTTTTTAAAGCATTGGGTAAATTAGTTAATTTAGAAGATAAAATAAAAAAAGCTACATTAGGAGACTATACCTTAGGAATAGGGCATACAAGATGGGCAACACACGGAAAACCTACAGAACTGAATGCTCACCCTCATCTTGGAGAATACTCTTATGTAGTGCATAATGGAATTATTGAAAATTATAAAGAGATAAAAGATGAATTGATAGAAAAAGGTGTTAAGTTTATATCTCAAACAGATACTGAAGTAATAGTTCATCTTTTTGAAAATTATAATAATAAAATAAACGACACTGCACAAGCTTTCAAAAATACGATATCTAGATTAAAAGGAGCTTTTTCTATTCTTTTAATCTCAAAAGCAGCTCCAAACAAAATATTTTTCTTCAAAAACGGAAGTCCTTTAATTGTGGCAAGAGGAAAAGAAGAGGGTGAAGTTATGTTTGCTTCATCTGATGCGCCTTTAATTGGACTTGCGGATGATGTTGTATATTTAGAAGATCAAGTAGGAGGCATTGCTTCTGCTTCTTCAATAGAGTTTTTGAATGACAATTACTCTTGGAGCAGACTTCCTACTTCAAAACAGTTTGCCCAAAAAGACGGTTTCAGATTCTTTATGGAAAAAGAGATTTATGAACAAAGTGATGTAGTAAGTGACTGTATGATAGGGCGTTTAAAAGATAAAGAGATAAATTTCGATGAAATAGACTCTTCTATATTAGAAGGCATAAAAGAGATTAAAATTTGTGCTTGCGGAACATCTTTTCATGCAGCAATTACCTCTTCGTATCTTTTTGAAAGACTCTCAAAAATCAAATGTAATGTAGAAGTTGCAAGTGAATTTAGATATAAAGATCCTCTTTTGACAAAAGATACGCTTTTTGTAGTAATATCACAAAGCGGTGAAACGGCAGATACCTTGGAAGCTTTGAAGATGGCAAAAAAAGCAGGACTTAAATCTTTAGTTATTTGTAATGTAAACAACTCTTCTATGACAAGACTTGCCGATTATACAATTTTAACAAGAGCAGGAATTGAAAAAGGGGTTGCTTCAACTAAAGCCTTCTCTACTCAAACAGTAGTTTTATGGATGTTGTCTCTTTATTTTGCTAAAATAAAGGGTTCTATTGATGAGCAAACTTTGCAAAAAGAGTTGAAAGCTTTGAGAGAAGTTCCTAAAACTTTGATTGTAGAGAGTAAGCTTCATGAAAAATGCAGAAGATTATCTAAAAGATATCTTCACGGTCATGGTTTTTTCTTTATAGGACGAGATGTCTTTTACCCATTGGCGCTGGAAGGTGCTTTAAAATTAAAAGAAATTTCATATTTGCATGCAGAAGGATATCCCGCAGGTGAAATGAAACACGGTCCAATAGCATTGGCAGATCCGGAATTGTTTACAATTGCTTTGATGCCTGAAAATATGTTATATGATAAAATTAAATCAAATGTTGAAGAGTTAAGTGCAAGGGACAGTACTATATGTACGATTTCACCTCTTGATTTTGAATTAAGTGATGATTTTATCAAAACTCAAAAATTAGAACACTATATGTTAGAGTTTTTTGAGATGTTAGTTGTATTGCAACTTCTATCAATGGAGATTTCAATACGATTAGGAAATGATGTTGACATGCCGAGAAATTTGGCGAAGTCCGTAACTGTTGAATAAATATTAATTTTTTATTTTTTTATTTTATATTTAAAGATAAAAAGTAAATGTGTATTTGATGGAAAACAAAAATGGAAAACAATATAGGAAAACA
It encodes the following:
- the groL gene encoding chaperonin GroEL (60 kDa chaperone family; promotes refolding of misfolded polypeptides especially under stressful conditions; forms two stacked rings of heptamers to form a barrel-shaped 14mer; ends can be capped by GroES; misfolded proteins enter the barrel where they are refolded when GroES binds) produces the protein MAKEIKFSDDARNKLYAGVEKLADAVKVTMGPRGRNVLLQKSFGAPTITKDGVSVAREIELTDTLENMGAQLVKEVASKTADAAGDGTTTATVLAHSIFKEGLRNVTAGANPISLKRGMDKACETILANLKESSKTVADKKEIEQVATISANSDSAIGSMIAEAMDKVGKDGVITVEEAKGISDELEVVEGMQFDRGYLSPYFVTNSEKMIAELENPYILLCEKKISNLKEMLPILEAVNQSGRPLLIVAEDVDGEALATLVVNRLRGSLNIAAVKAPGFGDRRKAMLQDIAVLTSGTVVSEEMGMKLDSCGIEVLGTAAKVVIDKDNTTIVDGSGSSEEVNGRVNQIKSEIANTTSDYDREKLQERLAKLSGGVAVIKVGAATETEMKEKKDRVDDALSATRAAVEEGIVIGGGAALIRAAAKVNLDDLEGDEAIGAHIVLRAIKAPMKQIATNSGFDAGVVVNEVEKSDNENFGFNAATGEYVDMFKAGIVDPAKVERVAMQNAVSVASLLLTTEATVTDVKEDKPSAPAMPDMGGMGGMPGMM
- a CDS encoding inositol monophosphatase family protein codes for the protein MKDKLIEIIKEAGELLKEGYFSNKEVNFKAKKDLVTKYDVAVENFLKNRFSKEFPSFTLIAEESDNTDIKFGDSIIIDPIDGTTNFVNQVPHTAISVGVYKNKEPYIGVVYNPILNELYEAKTGCGSFLNGKKIEVSKENDFQKSLISTGFPYTSGSNQNDLNDVIKKIEIILPKCQDIRRLGSAALDLCYVARGTYEGYYEMNLKAWDVSAGILILSEAGGKISNINGEEYKLFDDKYIVATNGYIHKELILNLNAK
- the glmS gene encoding glutamine--fructose-6-phosphate transaminase (isomerizing), producing MCGIVGYIGKKDTTKFILEGLRELEYRGYDSAGMALLNDEKIDVFKALGKLVNLEDKIKKATLGDYTLGIGHTRWATHGKPTELNAHPHLGEYSYVVHNGIIENYKEIKDELIEKGVKFISQTDTEVIVHLFENYNNKINDTAQAFKNTISRLKGAFSILLISKAAPNKIFFFKNGSPLIVARGKEEGEVMFASSDAPLIGLADDVVYLEDQVGGIASASSIEFLNDNYSWSRLPTSKQFAQKDGFRFFMEKEIYEQSDVVSDCMIGRLKDKEINFDEIDSSILEGIKEIKICACGTSFHAAITSSYLFERLSKIKCNVEVASEFRYKDPLLTKDTLFVVISQSGETADTLEALKMAKKAGLKSLVICNVNNSSMTRLADYTILTRAGIEKGVASTKAFSTQTVVLWMLSLYFAKIKGSIDEQTLQKELKALREVPKTLIVESKLHEKCRRLSKRYLHGHGFFFIGRDVFYPLALEGALKLKEISYLHAEGYPAGEMKHGPIALADPELFTIALMPENMLYDKIKSNVEELSARDSTICTISPLDFELSDDFIKTQKLEHYMLEFFEMLVVLQLLSMEISIRLGNDVDMPRNLAKSVTVE